Proteins from one Mycobacterium sp. EPa45 genomic window:
- the pgm gene encoding phosphoglucomutase (alpha-D-glucose-1,6-bisphosphate-dependent), whose product MAANPRAGKPALPEDLVDLPHLVTAYYTVKPDPDNIDQQVAFGTSGHRGSSLDGAFNEAHILATTQAIVEYRAAQGTTGPLFIGRDTHGLSEPAWVSALEVLAANDVVAMIDSADRFTPTPAVSHAILTFNRGQPARLADGIVVTPSHNPPRDGGFKYNPPNGGPADTDATGAIAKRANEILRSGLKGVKRVPLARALQSTQRHDYLDAYVSDLPNVVDIHAIRAEKIRIGADPLGGASVDYWGAIAERHDLDLTVVNPLVDATWRFMTLDTDGKIRMDCSSPNAMASLIANRESYQIATGNDADSDRHGVVTPDAGLMNPNHYLAVAIDYLYSHRPDWPASVAVGKTAVSSSIIDRVVAGLGRKLIEVPVGFKWFVDGLISGTIGFGGEESAGASFLRRDGSVWTTDKDGIILALLASEIQAVTGSSPSQRYDELAAKYGAPVYARVDAPANREQKARLGKLSPEQVTATELAGEPITAKLTTAPGNGAPLGGLKVTTADGWFAARPSGTEDVYKIYAESFKGPEHLAEVQEAAREVVNAVIS is encoded by the coding sequence ATGGCGGCTAACCCCCGCGCCGGTAAGCCGGCGCTCCCCGAAGACCTCGTCGATCTGCCCCATCTGGTCACCGCGTACTACACGGTGAAACCCGACCCCGACAACATCGACCAGCAGGTGGCGTTCGGCACATCGGGGCATCGCGGCTCCAGCCTGGACGGTGCGTTCAACGAGGCGCACATTCTGGCCACCACACAGGCGATTGTGGAATACCGAGCTGCGCAGGGCACCACCGGGCCGCTGTTCATCGGCCGCGATACCCACGGCCTGTCTGAGCCCGCCTGGGTGTCGGCGCTCGAGGTGCTTGCTGCCAATGATGTTGTGGCCATGATTGATTCGGCCGACCGCTTCACCCCAACGCCGGCGGTCAGCCACGCCATCTTGACGTTCAACCGGGGCCAGCCCGCCAGGCTGGCTGATGGGATCGTCGTCACCCCCTCGCACAACCCGCCGCGTGATGGTGGGTTCAAGTACAACCCGCCCAACGGCGGTCCGGCCGACACGGATGCCACCGGCGCGATTGCCAAGCGCGCTAACGAGATTCTGCGCAGCGGGCTCAAGGGCGTTAAGCGGGTGCCACTGGCGCGCGCGTTGCAGAGCACCCAACGTCATGATTACCTCGACGCCTACGTGTCGGATCTGCCCAACGTCGTCGACATCCACGCGATCCGTGCGGAGAAGATCCGCATCGGGGCCGACCCGTTGGGTGGGGCCAGTGTCGACTATTGGGGGGCCATCGCCGAGCGACACGACCTTGATCTCACCGTGGTCAACCCGCTGGTCGACGCGACCTGGCGGTTCATGACGCTGGACACCGACGGCAAGATCCGGATGGACTGCAGCTCGCCCAACGCGATGGCCTCGCTGATCGCCAACCGGGAGTCCTATCAGATCGCCACCGGCAACGACGCCGACTCCGACCGGCACGGCGTCGTCACCCCCGACGCCGGGTTGATGAACCCCAACCACTATCTGGCTGTGGCGATCGACTACCTGTACTCGCACCGGCCGGACTGGCCGGCCAGCGTGGCCGTCGGCAAGACCGCCGTCAGTTCGTCGATCATCGACAGGGTGGTGGCCGGATTAGGCCGCAAGCTCATCGAGGTGCCGGTGGGCTTCAAGTGGTTCGTCGACGGGTTGATCAGCGGCACAATCGGTTTCGGCGGTGAAGAATCGGCCGGCGCGTCGTTCCTGCGCCGCGATGGGTCGGTGTGGACCACCGACAAGGACGGCATCATCCTGGCTCTGCTGGCCTCGGAGATCCAGGCGGTCACCGGGTCGTCGCCGTCGCAGCGCTACGACGAGCTGGCCGCCAAGTACGGGGCGCCGGTCTATGCCCGCGTCGACGCCCCGGCCAACCGGGAGCAGAAGGCTCGACTGGGCAAGCTGTCCCCGGAGCAGGTCACCGCGACCGAGCTGGCCGGTGAGCCGATCACCGCGAAGCTGACCACCGCCCCGGGCAACGGCGCTCCGCTGGGTGGGCTGAAGGTGACCACCGCCGACGGCTGGTTCGCCGCACGGCCGTCGGGCACCGAGGACGTCTACAAGATCTACGCCGAGTCGTTCAAGGGACCCGAGCATCTGGCGGAGGTGCAGGAAGCTGCCCGCGAGGTGGTGAACGCGGTCATCTCGTAG
- a CDS encoding MFS transporter: MSSVAEGDCPSEAEAKLPREVWVLIAANAVIALGYGVVAPVLPQFARNFGVSISAATFVITAFALMRLCFAPASGMLVQRLGERRIYVSGLLIVALSTGACAFAHTYWQLLVFRALGGIGSTMFFVSALGLMIRISPHNARGRVAGMFSSAFLVGSVAGPLLGSLTAGLGLAAPFLIYGAALLIAAAVVFINLRHSHLAAPAPADELTVTLRVALRHRAYRAALLSNFATGWSAFGLRVALVPLFITEALHRGPGVAGAALATFAAGNVAAVIPSGRLSDRTGRRPLLISGLGLSGLTTAVVGAATSLPVFLVGAFIAGAATGVFTAPQQAAVADIIGKARGGTAVATFQMMSDLGSIAGSLGVGEIAQHLSFEWAFAISGAILVLASIGWLLAPETRDAPPLEHTPPRPLGPEAAGELP, translated from the coding sequence GTGAGTTCTGTCGCGGAGGGTGACTGTCCCTCGGAAGCCGAAGCCAAGCTTCCGCGGGAAGTCTGGGTTCTGATCGCCGCCAACGCGGTGATCGCCCTGGGGTACGGCGTGGTGGCGCCGGTGCTGCCGCAGTTCGCCCGCAACTTCGGCGTGAGTATCAGCGCGGCGACGTTCGTGATCACCGCCTTCGCGTTGATGCGGCTGTGCTTCGCCCCGGCATCGGGCATGTTGGTGCAGCGGCTGGGGGAGCGCCGCATCTACGTCAGCGGTTTGCTGATCGTGGCGTTGTCGACCGGCGCGTGTGCGTTCGCCCATACCTATTGGCAGCTCTTGGTGTTCCGGGCGCTCGGCGGGATCGGTTCGACGATGTTCTTCGTCTCCGCGCTCGGGCTGATGATCCGGATCAGCCCGCACAACGCCCGCGGCCGGGTGGCGGGGATGTTCTCCAGTGCGTTCCTGGTCGGGTCGGTGGCCGGTCCGCTGTTGGGCAGCCTGACTGCCGGGCTGGGCCTGGCCGCGCCCTTCCTCATTTACGGGGCGGCGCTCCTCATCGCTGCCGCGGTGGTGTTCATCAACCTGCGGCACTCGCACCTGGCGGCGCCCGCGCCGGCCGACGAACTGACCGTCACCCTGCGGGTGGCGCTTCGGCATCGGGCATACCGGGCCGCGCTGCTGTCGAACTTCGCCACCGGTTGGTCGGCGTTCGGGCTGCGGGTCGCGCTGGTGCCGTTGTTCATCACCGAGGCTCTGCACCGCGGGCCCGGGGTCGCGGGTGCGGCCCTGGCCACGTTCGCGGCCGGCAATGTGGCGGCGGTGATCCCTTCGGGTCGCCTGTCTGACCGGACCGGGCGGCGACCGCTGCTGATCAGCGGGTTGGGCTTGTCCGGGTTGACGACGGCGGTGGTCGGGGCTGCGACGTCGTTGCCGGTGTTCCTGGTCGGTGCGTTCATCGCCGGGGCGGCCACCGGGGTGTTCACCGCGCCGCAGCAGGCCGCGGTGGCCGACATCATCGGCAAGGCGCGCGGCGGGACGGCCGTCGCGACGTTCCAGATGATGTCGGACCTGGGGTCGATCGCGGGATCGCTGGGGGTGGGGGAGATCGCCCAGCACCTGTCGTTCGAGTGGGCGTTCGCGATCAGCGGAGCCATCCTGGTGTTGGCATCGATCGGGTGGCTGCTGGCGCCGGAAACGCGGGATGCGCCGCCGTTGGAGCACACACCGCCGCGGCCGCTCGGCCCGGAGGCCGCTGGTGAGCTGCCCTGA
- a CDS encoding ABC-three component system protein has translation MARISLYDDVQWELFILEWVHALRSGYVQVKRFGGAGDRGADIAAFKTANGLEGAWDCFQCKHYAEPLALGDILPEILKIFVATVVGECVLPDSYQILAPRGCSTNCGRMLSSPQKLRKKFLDHLADDDSTLARGLESDLVSSVQELASVTDFSMFRSVELTDVLELHKTTCWYSDRFATALQPRPAHVPAPGDLATHERRYVQQLVDVYAEAHPEESLQPESVASNPRVGERFRRHRENFYKAEALRVYARDSVPPGTFERLQDDIHSGVIDVVEDHHATGLRRLTSVLSLVGQLDLSRHRLISVVEIDDRQGMCHQLANVDRIQWMSRNE, from the coding sequence ATGGCACGCATTTCCCTGTACGACGACGTCCAATGGGAACTATTCATCCTTGAATGGGTGCATGCCCTGAGATCCGGCTACGTTCAGGTCAAGCGGTTCGGTGGAGCCGGTGACAGGGGCGCGGACATTGCGGCGTTCAAGACTGCAAACGGCCTAGAAGGTGCTTGGGACTGTTTCCAGTGCAAGCACTATGCAGAACCTCTCGCCCTAGGAGACATACTTCCCGAGATTCTGAAGATCTTCGTGGCAACTGTTGTCGGAGAGTGCGTTCTGCCGGACAGCTACCAGATCTTGGCTCCCCGCGGTTGCAGTACAAACTGCGGTCGGATGCTCAGCAGCCCGCAGAAGTTGAGGAAAAAGTTCCTCGACCACTTGGCCGACGACGACAGCACCCTCGCGAGGGGCCTTGAGTCGGACCTCGTCTCTTCGGTTCAGGAACTGGCGTCGGTCACGGATTTCTCGATGTTCCGATCCGTCGAGCTGACTGATGTGCTTGAACTGCATAAGACAACTTGTTGGTACAGCGACCGATTCGCCACAGCGCTTCAGCCGCGACCCGCTCATGTGCCAGCTCCCGGTGACTTGGCGACACACGAACGGAGATACGTACAACAACTGGTTGATGTTTACGCCGAAGCACACCCCGAGGAAAGCCTCCAACCCGAATCAGTGGCATCAAATCCCAGAGTGGGCGAACGCTTTCGCCGCCACCGCGAGAACTTCTACAAGGCGGAGGCGCTACGAGTGTACGCGCGGGATTCAGTGCCGCCGGGGACTTTTGAGCGATTGCAGGATGACATTCATTCGGGTGTTATCGATGTAGTCGAGGACCACCACGCCACGGGCCTGAGACGTTTGACGAGTGTGCTTTCGCTAGTTGGACAGCTGGATCTGAGTCGGCATCGTCTGATTTCGGTGGTCGAGATCGATGATCGACAGGGCATGTGCCACCAGCTGGCGAACGTCGATCGGATTCAATGGATGTCGCGCAATGAATGA
- a CDS encoding ABC-three component system middle component 2, translating to MNDYDNRAPNGPAGDRRRPQSINESPLNGPLEVGIRVLMILTQAFPAELDLNQLVLLDHFVLHSRDVGGPESLHPALPIRAGEIAAKRESIEAGIGLLLRLHLAEIAVGMNGVRFLAGDGALHFVGVLGSSYSHRLRDRVGWVLGSFPDLDEANLRRQTKAIFDSWSEEFHWPDTDGNNGKPH from the coding sequence ATGAATGACTACGACAATCGGGCACCGAACGGTCCAGCGGGCGACCGTCGGAGGCCGCAAAGCATCAATGAATCGCCGCTGAACGGCCCTTTGGAGGTCGGCATCCGCGTGTTGATGATCTTGACCCAGGCCTTCCCAGCTGAACTCGACCTGAATCAGCTTGTCCTGCTTGATCACTTCGTGCTCCACAGCAGGGACGTCGGTGGCCCTGAAAGTCTGCATCCGGCTCTGCCGATCCGTGCAGGCGAGATTGCGGCCAAGCGTGAATCTATCGAGGCAGGAATTGGTCTTCTGCTGAGGCTGCATCTCGCCGAGATTGCGGTTGGAATGAACGGGGTGCGGTTTCTTGCCGGCGACGGCGCCCTGCACTTCGTGGGAGTCTTGGGCTCGTCGTACTCACATCGCTTGCGCGATCGTGTCGGATGGGTGTTGGGAAGTTTTCCCGATCTGGACGAAGCGAATCTGCGACGGCAGACAAAGGCGATATTCGATTCCTGGTCCGAAGAATTTCACTGGCCCGATACGGACGGGAACAATGGCAAACCGCATTAG
- a CDS encoding ATP-binding protein yields MANRISLTHLTFVGPGKAPATVDFGPRTTVIHGPSDTGKSFIVDAIDFMLRGSTLREIPQRAGYSTVLLGIRTPTGEDVTLTRGVEGGSFGLLEGVLCGASLKRSVRGFPRGRSLMVMRSVMTGMSRI; encoded by the coding sequence ATGGCAAACCGCATTAGCCTGACGCATCTGACTTTCGTGGGGCCCGGCAAGGCTCCAGCGACGGTTGATTTCGGGCCACGAACGACTGTCATCCATGGTCCCTCTGACACAGGGAAGTCGTTCATTGTCGACGCCATTGACTTCATGCTTCGTGGTTCCACTCTTCGGGAGATTCCGCAGCGCGCGGGCTACAGCACAGTCCTATTGGGAATTCGGACGCCGACTGGTGAAGACGTCACGCTCACCAGGGGGGTCGAGGGCGGCAGTTTTGGCTTGCTGGAGGGAGTACTGTGCGGCGCTTCTCTAAAGCGATCGGTGAGAGGCTTTCCGCGTGGCAGGTCCCTGATGGTGATGAGGTCCGTTATGACCGGGATGAGCAGGATCTGA
- a CDS encoding site-specific integrase codes for MAAGGKARRNANGQGGVYRRGDGRWEAKVFVDTPDGRRKRISVYGDSERAALDELGKVLDQQRRGIPTATTTLTVAEYMTYWLEHIAEPSVRRTTYATYEGDVRLHIIPGIGNRKLKSLQASHIRAWLTGLQTRCQCCAQGKDAARGRKSQARCCALVPAKCCNDALSASSIRHILRVLRAALQDAVDEEMLSRNVARLVQLRVTDDRKVRSFTRAEAMRFLKTAETTRLYALWAVALSMGLRRGEALGLQWSDVDLDAERITIRRALHRVDGQLKLENVKTEGSVAVLPVPRTLVPILTNHRRRQLEERLAAGSTWRDTGLVFTTPKGGALEPRNVNRMFHSLCAKAEVPQLRVHDLRHSCATLLFTMGVQPATVQKILRHSSITVTTGTYVEVIEAVQRDALDSMGSLFASNSLGDETG; via the coding sequence ATGGCTGCAGGTGGGAAAGCACGTCGCAACGCGAACGGCCAGGGCGGCGTGTACCGACGAGGTGATGGGCGCTGGGAGGCGAAAGTCTTCGTCGACACGCCGGACGGACGACGGAAGCGCATCAGCGTCTACGGCGATAGTGAGCGTGCCGCCTTGGACGAACTCGGCAAGGTTCTCGATCAACAGCGACGCGGCATACCCACTGCAACAACGACGTTGACGGTCGCTGAGTACATGACCTACTGGCTAGAGCACATTGCGGAGCCTAGCGTTCGGCGCACGACGTATGCGACCTATGAGGGCGACGTGCGCCTGCACATCATCCCGGGAATTGGCAATCGGAAGCTGAAGTCACTGCAGGCCTCGCATATTCGCGCATGGCTGACCGGATTGCAGACCCGATGCCAATGCTGCGCCCAAGGGAAGGACGCAGCGCGAGGGCGCAAGTCGCAGGCACGGTGCTGCGCTCTCGTGCCTGCCAAGTGCTGCAACGACGCGTTGTCTGCCAGCTCGATTCGCCACATTCTGCGCGTTTTGCGGGCTGCTCTGCAGGATGCGGTCGACGAAGAGATGTTAAGCCGCAACGTCGCCCGACTCGTTCAGTTGCGCGTGACCGATGACCGGAAGGTGCGCTCTTTCACGCGGGCTGAGGCGATGCGCTTTCTCAAGACCGCTGAGACGACGCGACTTTATGCACTGTGGGCAGTCGCGCTGTCGATGGGACTCCGTCGTGGTGAGGCGCTCGGGCTGCAATGGTCCGACGTCGATCTAGACGCTGAGCGGATTACAATCAGGCGAGCGTTGCACCGCGTGGACGGCCAGCTGAAGCTTGAGAACGTCAAAACTGAAGGATCCGTCGCAGTTCTGCCAGTACCTCGGACGCTTGTGCCGATTCTGACTAACCACCGCCGGCGCCAGCTGGAGGAGCGCCTGGCCGCCGGATCAACGTGGCGCGACACGGGACTGGTTTTCACGACCCCTAAGGGCGGCGCGTTGGAGCCGCGCAACGTCAACCGAATGTTCCACAGCCTGTGCGCGAAGGCGGAGGTGCCGCAACTTCGCGTCCACGACCTCCGACACTCGTGCGCCACCCTGCTCTTCACAATGGGAGTTCAGCCGGCGACGGTTCAGAAGATTCTGCGCCACAGCTCAATCACGGTGACGACGGGAACCTATGTCGAGGTCATCGAAGCCGTTCAACGGGATGCTTTGGACTCGATGGGCTCACTGTTCGCCTCCAACAGCCTCGGCGACGAAACCGGGTAG
- a CDS encoding excisionase family DNA-binding protein — MCYFTPTSRTPAFRITSTRRGKRMHTEFSAELITVQAAADRLAVSRWMVYRLIWDGRVRSVQIGRCRRIVRQSFDDYLSGLIEGAA, encoded by the coding sequence ATGTGTTACTTCACCCCCACAAGCCGTACGCCGGCATTCCGAATTACTTCCACACGGAGAGGAAAACGGATGCATACTGAATTCAGTGCTGAGCTGATCACCGTGCAGGCCGCGGCGGATCGTCTCGCAGTCAGTCGATGGATGGTGTACCGGCTGATCTGGGACGGACGTGTCAGATCGGTACAGATCGGTAGGTGCCGGCGGATCGTGCGGCAGTCTTTCGACGACTACCTATCCGGCTTGATTGAAGGAGCCGCGTGA
- a CDS encoding replication initiator, giving the protein MGIAVSTLPGLPAGTDTIGVVAQMVRRAASRDFETWWNKAENAGFCANPIRLTGTDSFGRELRVWTRCNNRRAVACPSCSDLYARDTWQLVHAGVHGGHHDLPPTVAEHPQVFVTLTAPSFGAVHTTRDDGQRGQARRCHDRGRNAHQRCQHGRPLWCSSIHHEGDAHVGQPLCEDCYDYMGHVLFAWHAPELWRRFTIALRRLLRRRLRALGESPTAARINFVKVTEMQRRAIPHFHAVIRLDEPPQPGQAPTPPKSSITATDLALLIHQAASGVALTVAAPAHGAEISSRVIQFGTQTDARPLRSDSSDCGGATPRQSRRSVPAYLAKYVTKSVADFGVGVRRMSPLAVPDLDVPTHIRAILTTILDLADHGAYSEIDRWLHTLGFRGHITTKSRLFSTTMSALREHRAEWTREQRHRSDLATDEHDRALHGAEEEVEWTFDRAGLGNLGERTLVVSAAHRMIEHRHIVRANRWTHDQSSPPDWST; this is encoded by the coding sequence CTGGGCATTGCGGTTTCGACACTGCCAGGCCTTCCGGCCGGTACCGACACCATCGGCGTGGTGGCGCAGATGGTGCGTCGCGCCGCCTCCCGCGACTTCGAGACCTGGTGGAATAAAGCGGAGAATGCTGGGTTCTGTGCGAATCCGATCCGTCTGACAGGAACCGACAGCTTCGGTCGCGAGCTTCGGGTGTGGACCCGATGCAACAACCGACGCGCTGTCGCCTGCCCGTCCTGCTCTGATCTCTATGCCCGCGATACCTGGCAACTCGTACACGCCGGCGTGCACGGTGGCCATCACGATCTGCCGCCCACAGTCGCCGAACACCCTCAGGTGTTCGTCACGCTGACCGCGCCCAGTTTCGGGGCCGTGCACACCACACGCGATGACGGCCAGCGAGGCCAGGCTCGGCGGTGCCACGACCGGGGCCGGAATGCCCACCAACGTTGCCAGCACGGGAGACCCCTGTGGTGCAGCTCCATCCACCACGAGGGCGATGCTCATGTCGGTCAGCCGCTCTGCGAGGACTGTTACGACTACATGGGGCATGTCCTGTTCGCCTGGCATGCCCCTGAACTGTGGCGGCGCTTCACCATCGCCCTGCGCCGGCTGTTGCGTAGACGCTTACGCGCGCTCGGCGAATCCCCCACCGCTGCCCGAATCAATTTCGTGAAGGTGACCGAGATGCAACGTCGGGCGATCCCGCACTTCCACGCCGTAATCCGCCTCGACGAGCCGCCACAGCCGGGCCAAGCCCCAACACCACCCAAGTCCTCAATCACAGCCACCGACCTGGCCCTCCTAATCCATCAGGCCGCAAGCGGCGTCGCACTCACTGTCGCCGCCCCAGCACACGGCGCTGAAATCAGTAGCCGTGTAATACAGTTCGGCACTCAGACGGATGCGCGGCCATTGCGGTCGGACAGTAGTGACTGCGGCGGGGCAACACCTCGCCAGTCGCGTCGGTCGGTCCCGGCCTACCTGGCCAAGTACGTGACCAAATCCGTCGCCGACTTCGGCGTTGGGGTCCGACGGATGTCACCGCTCGCCGTTCCCGATTTAGACGTCCCCACACATATCCGGGCGATTCTGACCACAATTCTCGATCTAGCCGATCATGGCGCCTACTCGGAGATAGACCGCTGGCTGCACACTCTCGGCTTTCGTGGGCATATCACCACCAAATCCCGGCTGTTCTCCACCACGATGAGTGCGCTGCGCGAGCATCGAGCTGAGTGGACTCGGGAGCAACGCCACCGCTCAGACCTCGCGACCGACGAACATGATCGGGCGCTTCACGGTGCCGAAGAAGAAGTGGAATGGACATTCGATCGAGCCGGGCTGGGCAATCTCGGTGAACGCACTTTGGTCGTGTCTGCGGCGCACCGAATGATCGAACATCGCCACATCGTCCGTGCGAATCGCTGGACGCACGATCAATCCTCGCCACCAGACTGGTCGACATGA
- a CDS encoding FtsK/SpoIIIE domain-containing protein, producing MTVRLRVQWRTWGIYRGRWATVCTLCGLTAGLDGHVMVPILRSVTIGVTSDVLEVRILTGQSLADWQSRGDALAEALSAQRVTIRSTRPGSIRITAHHGDPLTTPIQLPRPARGTTPDLSRLWVGLTEAGERWRLPLLGQHILVAGATGSGKGSVLWSIIAAVGPAVRAGCARLVVVDPKGGMEFGRGQVLFTSLAHDNGEQTLAALRAVVAVMQKRAQRLRGKTRLHTPSVSAPLIVLIIDEIASLTAYLGDRRTRAEVEQLLGLLLSQGRAVGISVVAAVQDPSKDVLPIRQLFSIRVGLRMSEATQTAMVLGAAAREAGALCDGISTGTPGVGYVCTDGNAEPLRVRAFHVTDSAIDDLVARFAPTRAHPRTAETEGRQS from the coding sequence GTGACGGTACGTCTGCGGGTCCAGTGGCGCACATGGGGTATCTATCGAGGCCGATGGGCCACGGTCTGCACGCTGTGTGGCCTGACCGCCGGTCTCGACGGTCACGTCATGGTGCCGATTCTGCGTTCGGTGACGATCGGTGTCACGAGCGACGTTCTCGAGGTACGCATCCTCACGGGCCAGTCGTTGGCCGACTGGCAATCCCGAGGTGACGCGTTAGCCGAAGCGCTGAGCGCCCAGCGGGTGACCATTCGCTCGACCCGACCGGGCTCGATCCGCATCACCGCCCATCACGGCGATCCGCTGACGACACCCATCCAACTTCCTCGTCCGGCCAGGGGCACCACACCGGACCTGTCCCGCCTGTGGGTGGGGCTCACCGAGGCCGGTGAGCGTTGGCGCCTACCGCTACTGGGACAGCACATCTTGGTCGCAGGCGCGACCGGCTCGGGCAAGGGCTCGGTGCTTTGGTCAATCATTGCCGCCGTCGGCCCCGCCGTGCGGGCGGGCTGCGCACGCCTCGTCGTCGTAGATCCCAAGGGAGGGATGGAGTTCGGGCGCGGACAAGTGTTGTTCACCTCGCTCGCCCATGACAACGGTGAACAGACACTCGCTGCGCTGCGGGCGGTTGTCGCGGTGATGCAGAAACGTGCGCAACGGCTGCGGGGGAAGACTCGGCTTCACACTCCGAGTGTCTCCGCACCACTGATTGTATTGATTATCGACGAAATCGCCTCGCTGACTGCCTATCTCGGGGACCGCAGAACACGCGCCGAGGTTGAGCAGCTGCTGGGGCTGCTGCTGTCCCAGGGCCGCGCAGTCGGTATCTCGGTGGTCGCCGCGGTACAGGACCCGTCTAAAGATGTTTTGCCCATCCGGCAGCTCTTCTCCATCCGGGTCGGGCTGCGCATGAGTGAAGCCACCCAGACCGCGATGGTGCTCGGAGCCGCCGCCCGAGAAGCCGGCGCCTTGTGTGATGGAATCTCCACCGGTACTCCCGGTGTCGGTTACGTCTGCACTGACGGCAACGCTGAACCGTTGCGAGTTCGGGCCTTCCACGTCACCGATTCCGCCATTGATGATCTCGTCGCTCGCTTTGCCCCCACAAGAGCGCATCCTCGGACCGCCGAGACTGAAGGTCGCCAGTCGTGA